CATACTCATTCTCTAGAAAAAAACGTCGCCTTcatcaaaaacaattttttattttttttttaatgaaaatcaTATTGTGGGCAGAGCAGAGAACCCTTATTCGTGAATCGGCGTACGAAGAGGAAGCATGGGTTTGACGAATTTCGTACTGACGGTGGCCGGTGTAAGCGCCGTTGTTCTTCTTCTAAGGAGCGACGTGAAGCAATCTGCGTCCATATTCAAACGCAACGTCAAACAAATTCGCCACTGGCTTGAAGAAGAAACCGCCAATTCTTCAAAGTGAGTCATCCCTttccaattttttcttttccgtTTGTttagatcttttttttttttcctctttcaattttttgattaaGTGAAAATGAGATAATCAAATTTTAACTATGATTAGAACATTAAGGAGTTTAGGATTTTATACAAGGGGATTCAATTCTATAGcgaataacttataagttagcTTACCGTGGATCAACTTATTTGTACCGAATAGTGAATAGTTAGCTTACAACGGATAAACTAACTTATCGAATTTATAGTGTTCGGTAAATTCGCAGATGAACGggcttataaatatgaaatgacattaACAATGTATGTTTAgatactatatatttttttcaagtaaggtGACAGgagtaaaattgagagaaaaatgataaattatatgtttattgaattagcttatcaaaataagctataagctagtaaaaagaAGGTATAAACTCCTGAGGAAGATGTTACCAAAGGAGTCTATTTTTTgtcatatgagcttataagctcaaaatttggCATTGCTAAAGAGAGCCCACATATACTTACTTTAGACATGCTATCTGAAATTGTATATCTAGAATGTTTGTAACTGAATTCTTAATCGCTGATACCATACGGACACGACACTAACATGTAGAAGCTGGAGATAATTTCAAAGATGGAAGTTATTGTATATAATCACATGTGTCGATGTTGTGCGGTGTTGGAACTATACACTTCAATTGCTACATATCTTATCCATTTTTCACCAACTGTTTGCTTGTTTGACAAGCTTGTTTTTATTCGAAAAACTCTGTTTTGGTGCACTTGATTAGAGCTTAAAACTTGTGTATTATTAACGAGAAAATTTGAAGTGCTGGAACTGTTTTTTTCTCTGATGGTGAGCTGAAGATatatgccttttttttttttttccatttttcttgagagatttCATGAGAACAATGATTTTGAAATATTGTACTTTTAGTATAGATTTTAGTGTAACCATGTAAGGGATGCAGGGTCCCTTAATCTAGTGAAGATATACGCATAAACTTTTGTTTTGGGaagtgttgttaaatagtggCTATAGTGCCGCAATATCCTaacggaatttgaacaaatctcTGTGATACgttatttagtacaaaatgctTTCAAAAAGCGGCTAGAGCAGTAGTATAGATAGCACTGTTGTGTAGGTATTTTAGCAAACCGCTATTTTCCACAATTGACACAACTGGTTTTGGGGACCCTTCCTGTTATTGGCTGAGCATGAACTGGAGGAATGCATATAAGTTTAAACAAGAAGTAGATATACTGTATTACTGATCAGAAACATTATTTGTGAGACATGGTGTAGTGTATTATTTTAACAGTAAATCATTATGAATATAGCAAGAAGTAGTAGAGGGAAGCTACGTATCACCGGTACTTCAGATTGAAGGCGTGTCCATTGTCCTACACGACACTGACTCATGTAGTTACATTTTGCcacttctattttcttaaattgttATCGGTGTCTACATATCAGTGTCATGTCCGATGCCCGTGTCAGTGTTTCATATgatgaaaataatgaaatttggCCTTTCAAGTTATGGTAAAACTTAACATATTTGCTGATAGTTCTTTTAACTTTGTAATATTTTTGTGTAGTGGTCTTTCCTTTTATTTACTTCTTTTAacttttcaatattttgtgAAATAGTGTATCCCCTTTTATTTATCGTCATATACCATGGTCCAGGgcatatttttttatcttaaataAGGTGCCTCAACATTAACTGATATAGATTAGCAATGGGTCCAAGAATCTTGTCGGAGAATGTGCTGGATCATGCAACCTTTTCCTAAAGACtggaacaaaaacaaaacaaatgtaACTGCTagttcaaaaaattaaatgaacaTTCTAAATATTTAACAAAGAGTTGTTGAATTGGTTGTTGGATTGTTAGTAGGATTAGACTCAAAAGGATTTTCTACTCTTTTTCATATGATGTATTCATTGAGTTAACCTTAGGAAACAACACCCATAATCTATGGATCTTATCAGATAATAATTTGATGACTCGAGAGTCCAGATTGCTTGTTATGTTTTGTGAGATTATTTGTGCAATGCTGCATTTTGACTGTCttatattttcatttgaagtttttaatatattctcatacttgctttcattctttctttagTTCTTATTCAAATACTATTTCAGTGGGTTTATATTATGTACCGGGGTTGTACCATTCTTTTGACAGTTAGTAAGGGGGGGGAGGTATTATTGAGTACCATTCTGTTGGAAACCATGTAGTTTGGGAAAAGAGAGCGATATGCCTTCTCTAAGGAGCTTTTGCTCTGCGATTAAGTGGGTTTTCCTTCTGTAATACATCTATTTCCGATCAATAATtgcattttctattttgtttgattttgggtTCCTATCATTTATGACATATCTAATTATTGTATTTAGAAATGTTTCAAGCTTTGTGATTACATTTGGGAATCTACTTTATGATGAACTCATCAAACC
This genomic interval from Trifolium pratense cultivar HEN17-A07 linkage group LG6, ARS_RC_1.1, whole genome shotgun sequence contains the following:
- the LOC123891417 gene encoding uncharacterized protein LOC123891417, which gives rise to MGLTNFVLTVAGVSAVVLLLRSDVKQSASIFKRNVKQIRHWLEEETANSSKKIEKAAKELESKVPPKDIPKQDKH